The following proteins are co-located in the Pseudomonas sp. DY-1 genome:
- a CDS encoding gamma carbonic anhydrase family protein, producing the protein MKYRLGTSQVETHPESWVAPNATLVGKVRLDAGASIWFGAVLRGDNELIHIGENSNVQDGTVMHTDMGYPLNIGRSVTIGHNAMLHGCSVGDFSLIGINAVVLNGAKIGKYCIIGANALIPEGKEIPDGSLVMGAPGKVVRELTEQQKKMLEASAAHYVHNAQRYARDLAEQDD; encoded by the coding sequence ATGAAATACCGCCTTGGAACCTCCCAGGTCGAAACCCATCCCGAGAGCTGGGTCGCACCTAATGCCACCCTGGTGGGCAAGGTGCGCCTGGATGCCGGTGCCAGCATCTGGTTCGGCGCCGTGCTGCGCGGTGACAACGAGCTGATCCACATCGGTGAGAACAGTAACGTCCAGGATGGCACGGTGATGCACACCGATATGGGCTATCCGCTGAACATCGGCCGCTCCGTCACCATCGGCCACAACGCCATGCTGCACGGCTGTTCGGTGGGTGATTTCAGTCTCATCGGCATCAACGCCGTGGTGCTCAACGGCGCGAAGATCGGCAAGTACTGCATCATCGGCGCTAACGCACTGATCCCCGAAGGCAAGGAAATTCCCGATGGTTCGCTCGTCATGGGCGCTCCCGGCAAGGTGGTGCGCGAGCTGACCGAGCAACAGAAGAAGATGCTCGAAGCCAGTGCCGCCCACTACGTACACAATGCCCAGCGCTACGCCCGCGATCTGGCCGAGCAGGACGACTGA
- a CDS encoding DUF1289 domain-containing protein, with product MDAERPVRSPCVQVCVLDDHDICGGCQRSADEITRWGRMDNAERREVLARCFERAKASGQFISTPPQAS from the coding sequence ATGGACGCCGAACGCCCCGTCCGCTCCCCCTGCGTGCAAGTCTGCGTGCTGGACGACCATGACATCTGCGGCGGCTGCCAACGCAGCGCCGACGAAATCACCCGCTGGGGCCGCATGGACAATGCCGAGCGCCGCGAAGTCCTGGCCCGCTGCTTCGAGCGCGCCAAGGCCAGCGGCCAGTTCATCAGCACTCCGCCCCAGGCTTCTTGA
- the purT gene encoding formate-dependent phosphoribosylglycinamide formyltransferase: MSRIGTPLSPSATRVLLCGSGELGKEVVIELQRLGCEVIAVDRYADAPAMQVAHRSHVISMLDGAALRAVIEQEKPHYIVPEIEAIATATLVELEAEGFTVVPTARAAQLTMNREGIRRLAAEELGVPTSPYHFADTFEDYSAAVASVGYPCVVKPIMSSSGKGQSVLKSDADLKAAWDYAQEGGRAGKGRVIVEGFIDFEYEITLLTVRHIGGTSFCAPIGHRQVKGDYHESWQPQAMNPKALAESERIAQLVTEALGGRGLFGVELFIKGDQVWFSEVSPRPHDTGLVTLISQDLSEFALHARAILGLPIPAIRQMGPSASAVILVEGKSSQVSFGNLGAALSEPDTALRLFGKPEVDGQRRMGVALARDESTDLARAKATRSAQAVDIKL, encoded by the coding sequence ATGTCCCGTATTGGAACCCCCTTGTCGCCCAGCGCGACCCGTGTGCTGCTGTGTGGCTCCGGCGAACTCGGCAAGGAGGTGGTGATCGAACTGCAGCGCCTCGGCTGTGAAGTGATCGCCGTTGACCGTTATGCCGATGCACCGGCCATGCAGGTGGCCCACCGCAGCCACGTCATCAGCATGCTTGACGGTGCTGCCCTGCGCGCAGTGATCGAGCAGGAGAAGCCGCATTACATCGTGCCGGAGATCGAGGCCATCGCCACCGCGACTCTGGTCGAACTGGAGGCCGAAGGCTTCACCGTGGTGCCCACCGCCCGTGCGGCCCAGTTGACGATGAACCGGGAAGGTATCCGCCGTCTCGCCGCCGAGGAACTGGGCGTGCCCACCTCGCCCTATCATTTCGCCGATACCTTCGAGGATTACAGCGCGGCAGTGGCCAGCGTCGGCTATCCCTGCGTGGTCAAGCCGATCATGAGTTCCTCCGGTAAAGGCCAGTCAGTGCTCAAATCCGACGCAGATCTGAAGGCCGCCTGGGACTACGCCCAGGAAGGTGGCCGCGCCGGCAAAGGGCGGGTCATCGTCGAAGGTTTCATCGACTTCGAGTACGAGATAACCCTGCTCACCGTGCGCCACATCGGCGGTACCAGCTTCTGCGCGCCTATCGGCCATCGCCAGGTGAAGGGCGACTACCACGAATCCTGGCAGCCCCAGGCCATGAATCCGAAGGCCCTGGCCGAGTCGGAGCGTATTGCCCAGCTAGTGACCGAAGCCCTGGGTGGCCGAGGCCTGTTCGGCGTCGAACTGTTCATCAAGGGCGACCAGGTGTGGTTCAGCGAGGTTTCGCCGCGTCCCCACGATACCGGCCTGGTGACCCTGATTTCCCAGGACTTGTCCGAATTCGCCCTGCACGCGCGAGCCATTCTTGGCCTGCCGATCCCGGCTATTCGCCAGATGGGGCCGTCCGCTTCGGCGGTGATCCTGGTCGAGGGCAAGTCCAGCCAGGTCAGCTTCGGCAATCTGGGCGCTGCGCTCAGCGAGCCGGATACCGCGCTGCGCCTGTTCGGCAAACCGGAAGTGGATGGCCAGCGCCGCATGGGCGTTGCCCTGGCGCGGGACGAGTCCACCGACTTGGCGCGGGCCAAGGCGACCCGGTCCGCCCAGGCGGTCGACATCAAGCTGTGA